One window from the genome of Marinobacter sp. es.048 encodes:
- a CDS encoding TetR/AcrR family transcriptional regulator yields the protein MSQNQILQSLISENLVSDPSGARGRLLTEAARLFREKGYERTTVRDLAAAVGIQSGSLFHHFRTKEEILKAVMVETIRLNTALMQAALEAADTNRQKLRGLVRAELESINGQTGEAMAVLVFEWRSLSAASQVEVLELRDIYEKLWLDVLESLKREGALEADPFVVRRMLTGALSWTVTWYKPERGGLTLDGLTDQVMAMMAL from the coding sequence ACCAGATCCTTCAGTCCCTGATCTCCGAAAACCTTGTATCAGACCCCAGTGGCGCCCGCGGCCGCCTGCTCACTGAAGCCGCCCGGCTGTTCCGGGAAAAAGGCTATGAGCGCACCACGGTTCGTGATCTTGCGGCCGCCGTGGGTATTCAGTCCGGTAGCCTGTTCCACCACTTCCGGACCAAGGAAGAGATTCTGAAAGCGGTCATGGTCGAGACCATCCGGTTGAATACCGCGCTCATGCAGGCGGCTCTGGAGGCTGCCGATACCAACAGGCAGAAACTGCGTGGCCTGGTCCGTGCCGAGCTCGAGTCGATCAATGGCCAGACCGGTGAGGCTATGGCGGTCCTGGTATTCGAGTGGCGGAGTCTGTCGGCCGCTTCCCAGGTTGAAGTGCTGGAACTTCGGGATATCTACGAGAAGCTGTGGCTGGATGTGCTGGAATCGTTGAAGCGCGAGGGCGCCCTGGAGGCGGATCCCTTTGTTGTTCGACGGATGTTGACCGGCGCTCTCAGCTGGACAGTAACCTGGTACAAACCGGAGCGGGGAGGCCTGACACTGGATGGCCTGACCGATCAGGTAATGGCGATGATGGCTTTGTAA
- a CDS encoding putative solute-binding protein, which translates to MIRKSLAAMALVAAAPLASAQSVSMCVFDVIGANGDFYNFVKDYALEMKGHGVDFELKPYTDEGVAIGDFNAGQCDAVAATDIRIRPFNRFTGSISAVGALPTYDNLKTLLATLAQPKAAPLMKDNGYEVLGIIPVGAGYLFVNDRSIDTAGELAGKRMATLDYQKDAIHMVNFVKATVVPSDITNFAGKFNNGSVDTAYAPAFAYEALELYKGIGESGGVVDYPLAQLTLQIVARDDVLDDNTGQKAREVAWNMFPQAMGLIEGQEAAIPEEKWVRIPEKDIRGYQEMFRENRIEMRDGINGAPDVYHPKMMGLLSKIRCASNPAAAECTAANRE; encoded by the coding sequence ATGATCCGCAAATCCCTAGCTGCCATGGCCCTTGTGGCCGCCGCTCCGCTGGCATCGGCGCAGTCTGTTTCCATGTGCGTGTTCGATGTCATCGGCGCAAATGGGGACTTCTACAACTTCGTCAAAGACTATGCGCTTGAGATGAAGGGCCACGGCGTGGATTTCGAGCTTAAACCCTACACCGATGAGGGTGTGGCGATCGGTGATTTTAACGCCGGACAATGCGATGCCGTTGCCGCCACGGACATTCGCATTCGTCCGTTCAACAGGTTCACGGGCAGCATCAGCGCTGTGGGAGCGCTGCCCACCTACGACAACTTGAAAACCTTGTTGGCCACGCTGGCACAACCGAAAGCCGCGCCATTGATGAAGGATAACGGGTACGAAGTGCTCGGGATCATACCAGTGGGTGCCGGTTACCTGTTTGTAAATGACCGCAGTATTGATACCGCCGGCGAGCTGGCGGGCAAGCGGATGGCGACCCTCGACTATCAGAAAGACGCGATCCACATGGTGAACTTCGTCAAGGCCACGGTGGTGCCGTCCGACATCACCAATTTCGCGGGCAAGTTTAACAACGGTTCGGTGGATACTGCCTATGCGCCAGCCTTCGCTTATGAAGCTCTGGAGCTTTACAAGGGTATCGGCGAGAGCGGTGGTGTGGTGGACTATCCTCTGGCACAGCTAACACTTCAGATTGTTGCCCGTGATGACGTGCTGGATGACAACACTGGCCAGAAAGCCCGGGAAGTTGCCTGGAATATGTTCCCGCAGGCCATGGGGCTGATTGAAGGCCAGGAGGCGGCAATTCCCGAAGAAAAATGGGTGCGCATACCGGAAAAAGACATCCGGGGCTATCAGGAAATGTTCCGTGAGAACCGGATCGAAATGCGCGACGGCATTAATGGCGCTCCGGACGTGTATCACCCGAAGATGATGGGGCTGCTCAGCAAGATCCGCTGCGCAAGTAACCCCGCTGCGGCCGAGTGCACTGCGGCCAACCGCGAATAA